In the Anaerostipes caccae L1-92 genome, CAGGGCGCCCGTTCAGCATCATCTTGGACGGATTCTCCACCTCTGTAAGACCATCTGCGCACATCTCAAACACACCGATCTCATTTGTGGAGCCGAAGCGGTTCTTCACTCCCCGCAGAATCCGGTATGCCGCCTCCCTCTCCCCTTCAAAATATAGGACCGTATCCACCATATGCTCCAGTGTCCTGGGCCCTGCCACGACACCTTCCTTTGTCACATGTCCGACAATGAAGACTGCGATATTTTCTTCTTTTGCGATCCTCATCATCTGAGCCGTCACTTCCCGGACCTGGGATACACTTCCCGCTGCCGCGGTCAGTTCTTCACTAAACATCGTCTGGATGGAGTCTATCACGACAAACTCCGGGCGGACTTTGCGGATTCCCTCGAGGATCTCCTCCAGAATCGTCTCACAGAACAGCAGAAGTTCATCCTCAAATGCCCCGATCCTCTCTGCACGCATCTTAATCTGATGTGCGGACTCCTCCCCGGAAACATATAAAACTTTCCGCTTTGCATTTACTAAATTCCTGCAGACTTGGAGCAGCAGAGTAGACTTTCCGATCCCCGGGTCTCCGCCCACTAAAGACAGAGAGCCGGTCACAATTCCTCCTCCGAGAACTCTGTCCAGCTCACCTATGCCTGTCGGAATACGTTCCTCACTCTTTATAGAAACCTCTGACATATTCATAGGAGAGGCAGAAGCCCGCCTGGGCTTTGCCCCTCCCTTTTTTGTCACTGATTGTTTTTCTTCTACAAAGGTATTCCACGATTTGCAGGCCGGACACTGTCCCAGCCACTTGGATGATTCATGTCCGCACTCACTGCAGAAAAAGACGGTTTTTGCCTTTGCCATATCAGTTCCTGCTCCTTACTGTTTCTTCACACGGACCATAGCCGTCATGCCCGGATTCAGTTCCACACTCAGAGTGAGTTTTCCTCCTAGATTGGCCTTCATGTTTCCAACATTTATATTGTCTATATATACGCGGTATTCCTGTTCAGGCTCCACTTCAAGCGTTACCTGGACATCTTCTGATGCCTCGATCTCAAATGCCACTCCGTCTGTTGTTGCAGCAAAATTGTGGACGGCGGAACCCGGTACAGATTCAAAGATCAGCTGTCCGTTTTTGTCCAGCTTTGTCATTGTCTTGAAGGTTTTCACTTTGTACATATCCCCTTCAAATTCGATCTTGTCCTTTTTGGCTTTCGTATCTAATGTGTAATCTCCGAAGCTTAATGTCCCATTTTCTTCGCTGCGAAACAACTCTGTTACCACTGACATGTTCTTATCCTCCTATTAAATCTGCATTTGTTATTTTATTATATAATATTTGCTGCTTATTTACTAGCATCCTTTATCGAAAAAGTAAGGTTTTTGTCTTTTGCTCCGATCGTAAGCGCTGCTTCGTCCCGAAGCTCACCGCTTAAGATCTTATCTGCCAGCACATCCTCGATCTCACTCTGGATCACACGGCGCAGCGGTCTTGCACCGTACGTCTCACTGTACCCTTTGTCTGCCAGCAATGAAACGGCATTGGACGTGATCTTTACCGAGATCCGATGGTTTTTCATCAGCTGTTCCTTTAAATTGTTCAAAAAGAGTTTTGCAATTTCCCGGAGCTCATCTTTCGTCAGCATGGTAAATACAATCGTTCCGTCTATTCTGTTCAGGAATTCGGGCTTGAAAATCTGCCGCACCTCCTCCATCACACCCTGAGTCATCTTCTCATGATTCTTTTCCTTATCGGAAGTTCTGACAAACCCAAGCTGTTTCGGAGAAATGATCCTGGACGCGCCCGCGTTGGAAGTCATAATAAGCACTGTGTTTTTGAAATCGACTTTTCTTCCGTTGGAGTCCGTAATATGTCCGTCATCCAGCACCTGAAGCAGGATATTAAATACATCCGGATGCGCTTTTTCAATCTCATCCAGCAGGATCACAGAGTATGGATGCCTTCTGACCTGCTCACTCAGCTGTCCTCCTTCTCCGAAACCGACATATCCGGGAGGTGATCCGATGATCTTTGATACGCTGTGCTTTTCCATGTATTCAGACATGTCTACGCGGATCAGGTCTTCTTCCCTTCCGAACATGGCTTTCGCAAGACTCTTGGAAAGCTCTGTTTTACCCACACCGGTAGGCCCTAGAAATAAGAAGGAACCGATGGGGCGTTTTGGATCTTTCAGGCCGACCCTGCTGCGCTTTATAGCTCTGGCCACAGCTTCCACGGCCTTATCCTGTCCTATCACCTGTTTGTGAAGAATTTTTTCCAGATTCCGAAGTCTCTCCATCTCTCCCTGTTTCAGCTGGTTCACCGGGATCTTGGTCCAAAGAGAAATGATCTCCTCCACATCTTCCATCTCAATGGAAGGTATCTTCTTCTGCTGGTTTTCCATCCTGCGGTACTTCTTCTCAAGACTTTTGCCGAGTTCCTCTTTTTTGCTCTTCAGTTCTCTGGCTTTTTCAATCTGCCCGCTGCTGATGTAAGCTTCCATTTCTTTTACAATCTGCTTTTGCTGCTCCTGTTCCTCTTTCATATCCGACGGCACTTTCAAAGACTTCATCCGCTTTTTGGCACAGGCCTCGTCCAGAACGTCGATTGCTTTGTCAGGCAGAAACCGGTCGTTGACATACCGGCAGGAAAGATCCACCGCATAGGAAGTCACCTCTTCAGGAATCAGCACTCTGTGATGAGATTCAAACTTATATTTGAGCCCTTCAAGGATCTTGACTGCTTCTTTCACCGAAGGCTCCTCCACCAAAATAGACTGAAACCTCCGCACAAGTGCTGCATCCTTCTCAAAGTATTTGGTATATTCCTCGCTGGTTGTAGCCCCGATCAGCTGAAAGTCTCCCCGTGCGAGAGAGGGCTTCAGGATGTTGGATGCGTCCATGGCTCCCTCAGAACCTCCTGCCCCGATCATCGTGTGAATTTCGTCAATAAAGAGAATCACTGAAGGATCTTCCGTCACCTCGGAAATAATCTGTTTCATCCGCTCCTCAAACTCCCCCCGGTACTTCGTCCCTGCGATCACTCTTGTCAGATCCAGAGAGAGCAGTCTCTTATCCTTTAGATTAAGGGGCACGTTACCCTGCACGATCCTCGCAGCCAGCCCTTCAACGATAGCGGTCTTTCCCACACCCGGGTCTCCGATCAGACAAGGGTTATTTTTGGACCTCCTGCACAATACCTGCATCAGCCGCTCCATCTCGTCTTCTCTTCCGATCATTGGATCCAGTTCGTCGTCCTTTGCCTTCTGAGTCAGATCTGTGCTGAACTTCTCCAAAATATTTTCTCCGGCTCCGTCTTCCGTGAAATAATCATCAGGTGAACTGTTGGAAAATTCGTTCTTGGCAGATTTATAATCGATTCCCATTGTCACCAATGTATCAATGAATATGGCATCCACCGGAATCTTTTGCTGTGCCAGCAGCTGAACCGCTTCATTTTCGCCGTCCTTCAAAACCGCCAGCAGAACATGCTCTGTGCCGAGCACATCACTTCCGTACTTAACTGCCATCTGGGCGGCAAGGCTTAAAATCTCCTCTGTCCTGGGAGTAAAGGTTTTTACCTTTGTACGCCTCTTTTTTTCTGCAGTACGCGCCTTGAAAGCTTCTGAAAAAATCTCCTCAGACACCCCGTGCATCTTCAGTATCTCACAGGCCAGAGACCCCTTCATTTTAAGCAGTCCAAGCAAAAGAGACAAAGTTTCTATATGTTCTGCTCCAAGCCTCGCGGATATCTTTCCCGCCTCCTCCAATGCATGGCTTAAATATCTGGTAAGTGGTAATTTTCTCATTCTGTCCTCCTAATTTCTGTCAAGCTGTCCATATACGTGGCCGATCAGCTGATATAATTCTTCTCTCGTCACACCCTTGCAGATGGCCTGCGCCACCAAAATCTGAAGGCTCTCTTCCAATTCCTCCAGCTGCTTTGCCTTTTCATTGGCATCCACGCTTACGACTGCGCCTTTCCTCCGGTCCAGCTTCAAATAGCCTTCTTCTCTTAATATAGCATATGCTTTATTTACCGTATGCATGTTTACTCCTAAGATTTGTGCCAGCTGGCGCACCGACGGCAGGGACTCGCCATCCTGGATGTCGGAACACGCAATACCAACGATGATCTGGTTTCTCAGTTGAATATAAATGGCCTGATCGCTGTTAAAATCTACTTCAAGCAGCATATTCATCCCTTCCTTCTTTCATATCTTTTGTTATACTTAGACTATAATAAATAGCACGGAATGTCAATGTAAAAAAATAGAGAAGCAGGGCAGAGAATTTCTTCTCCATCCTGCTTCCCGAATACAAGTTTTTACGCCTCGTCGATAGCTTTTCCTATGTCATTTCTTTTATATTTGTTTGCAAAATCGATCCATTCTGCGGCCTCGTATGCATTTTTACGGGCAGCTTTCAGGTCACCGCCCTTTGCCACGACGCCGAGTACCCGTCCGCCGTTGGTCACGATCTTGTCTCCGTCAAACTTTGTCCCTGCATGGAACACATAGTAGTCATCCTGGTCTTTAAACTTATCGAGTCCCTTGATCTCAAAACCCTTCTCATACTTTTCCGGATATCCGTCAGATGCGAGCACCACACAGACTGCCGCATTTTCCTCAAATTCCAGAGTAACATCGGAAAGTTTCCCGTCAATACAGGCTTCCATCACTTCGATCATATCATTTTTCATCCGGGGCAGGACTACCTGCGCCTCCGGATCTCCGAATCTGGCGTTATATTCCAGTACCTTCGGTCCGTCTTCTGTAAGCATCAGCCCTGTGAACAAAATGCCTGTGAACGGACGCCCTTCGGAAGCCATGGCATCCATCGTCGGCTGGTATACATATTTTTCACAGAATTCTTCCACTTCTTTCGTGTAGAATGGACTCGGAGAAAAGGTTCCCATACCTCCAGTGTTGAGTCCTTTGTCTCCGTCTTTGGCACGCTTGTGATCCTGTGCGGAAGTCATGCACCGGATGGTCTTTCCGTCGCAGAAAGCCAATACAGAAACTTCTCTGCCGGTCATAAACTCTTCGATAACGATCTCATTGCCGGCATCCCCAAACTGTTTGTCCAGCATTAAAGTCTTAACGCCCGCCTTTGCTTCCTCCAGAGTCTCACAGATCAAAACTCCCTTGCCCAGTGCCAGTCCGTCAGCCTTGAGTACGATCGGCATCTTAACGGTCTCGAGGTAAGCGAGTGCCTGCTCTGGATCGGTGAAATTCTCATAGGATGCTGTTGGAATATTGTATTTTTTCATCAGATCTTTGGAAAACGCCTTGGAACCCTCGATGATCGCCGCATTTTTGCGGGGACCGAACACTCTGAGTCCTTCGGCTTCAAAAGCGTCTACGACACCTCCAACAAGCGGATCATCCATTCCGATGATCGTCAGACCGATTTGTTTTTCCTTTGCGAACGCCACCAGTTTGTCAAACTCCATGGCTTTGATGTCCACGCACTCTGCAAACTCCGCAATACCCGCGTTCCCAGGAGCACAGTAAATTTTGTCTGCTTTCGGGCTCTTTGCCGCTGCCCAGGCAATGGCATGTTCACGTCCTCCGCTGCCAACAATCAGTATATCCATCCTTTTATCCTTTCTTTTATTTCTTAATCTTTACATGTCCTTCTGAAACTGAAACGCTTCCTTCTGCGATCAGATTGATCACCTCAGGAAGGATCACCCACTCCGCCTGTTCCATGATCCGTCTCTGCAGAACTTCCGGTGTGTCATCGTCTCTTACCTCTACAGCCTTCTGCATAATGATCGGACCCGTATCCGTACCTTCATCTACAAAATGAACGGTAGCGCCTGAAATTTTGACACCTCTTTGAAGCGCCTGTTCATGAACTTTCAGTCCATAGCACCCTTTCCCGCAGAAAGACGGAATCAGAGACGGATGAATGTTGATGATCCTGTTTTCAAACTCACGGATGATTTTATCAGGTATCACTACGAGACATCCGGCCAGCACTACAAGATCAATCTCTCTGCCAGCCAGCTCCTGATAAAGTGCTTCGTTAAACAAATCTCTGTTCTCAAAATCTTTCGGTGACAGTCCCACTGCCTGGATTCCATGCTTCCTGGCGCGCTCCAGTGCATAGGCCTTTTTATTATTGCTGATCACCACGTCGATCCGGGCATTGGAAATCCGCCCTTCCTCAATGGCGTCAATTACAGCCTGCAGGTTGGTTCCGCCTCCAGACACTAATACTGCGACTCTTAACATACCGTCACACCTTTTTCACCGGCTTTGATCTCACCTACTACAAATGCCGTTTCCCCGGCACGTTCCAGGGCTTCCAGCGTATCGTTGACGCTCTTTTCGTCCACAGCCACCATCATGCCGATTCCCATGTTGTATGTATTATACATCATCTTTTCGTCAATATCCCCGGTTTCTGCAAGCAGCTTAAAGATCGCAGGCACTTCATATGCGTCCTTGTGGACCACCGCATGGGCCCCGTCCGGAAGCATTCTTGGAATGTTCTCATAAAAACCGCCTCCGGTAATGTGGCTGCAGCCTTTGATTTCCACACCCGCTTCTTTGATCGCCTTCAGTGCTTTGACATAGATCTTCGTAGGTGCCAGGAGCGCTTCCCCGAGAGTTGTTCCTAATTCTTCATGGTAAGTCTCCAGTGATTCTTTTGACATATCGAACACTTTGCGCACCAGAGAATATCCGTTGCTGTGGATTCCGGAAGATGCGATGCCGATCAGCACGTCTCCCTCTTTGATCTCTTTTCCGGTAATCAGATCCTTTTCGTCTACGATACCCACGGCAAAACCTGCCAGATCATACTCATCCTCCGGATAAAATCCCGGCATCTCAGCGGTCTCCCCGCCGATCAGAGCCGCATCAGACTGCTTACATCCTTCTGCCAC is a window encoding:
- the purM gene encoding phosphoribosylformylglycinamidine cyclo-ligase, which translates into the protein MDYKKAGVDIEAGYQSVELMKKHVQATMREEVLTNIGGFSGAFSLKKFKDMENPTLVSGTDGVGTKLKLAFVMDKHDTIGIDCVAMCVNDIACAGGEPLYFLDYIACGKNFPEKIATIVSGVAEGCKQSDAALIGGETAEMPGFYPEDEYDLAGFAVGIVDEKDLITGKEIKEGDVLIGIASSGIHSNGYSLVRKVFDMSKESLETYHEELGTTLGEALLAPTKIYVKALKAIKEAGVEIKGCSHITGGGFYENIPRMLPDGAHAVVHKDAYEVPAIFKLLAETGDIDEKMMYNTYNMGIGMMVAVDEKSVNDTLEALERAGETAFVVGEIKAGEKGVTVC
- the purN gene encoding phosphoribosylglycinamide formyltransferase → MLRVAVLVSGGGTNLQAVIDAIEEGRISNARIDVVISNNKKAYALERARKHGIQAVGLSPKDFENRDLFNEALYQELAGREIDLVVLAGCLVVIPDKIIREFENRIINIHPSLIPSFCGKGCYGLKVHEQALQRGVKISGATVHFVDEGTDTGPIIMQKAVEVRDDDTPEVLQRRIMEQAEWVILPEVINLIAEGSVSVSEGHVKIKK
- the radA gene encoding DNA repair protein RadA: MAKAKTVFFCSECGHESSKWLGQCPACKSWNTFVEEKQSVTKKGGAKPRRASASPMNMSEVSIKSEERIPTGIGELDRVLGGGIVTGSLSLVGGDPGIGKSTLLLQVCRNLVNAKRKVLYVSGEESAHQIKMRAERIGAFEDELLLFCETILEEILEGIRKVRPEFVVIDSIQTMFSEELTAAAGSVSQVREVTAQMMRIAKEENIAVFIVGHVTKEGVVAGPRTLEHMVDTVLYFEGEREAAYRILRGVKNRFGSTNEIGVFEMCADGLTEVENPSKMMLNGRPVDASGSVVVCSLEGTRPILIEIQALISPTSFQMPRRTAVGIDYNRVNLLMAVLEKRVGLQLGGCDAYVNLAGGMRLGEPAIDLGIILAIASSYKNIPLPEDTIIFGEVGLVGEVRRVSQGDQRIKEAEKLGFKTCILPKANVDSLKIRTNMRLLGVANVREALDCI
- the purD gene encoding phosphoribosylamine--glycine ligase; translated protein: MDILIVGSGGREHAIAWAAAKSPKADKIYCAPGNAGIAEFAECVDIKAMEFDKLVAFAKEKQIGLTIIGMDDPLVGGVVDAFEAEGLRVFGPRKNAAIIEGSKAFSKDLMKKYNIPTASYENFTDPEQALAYLETVKMPIVLKADGLALGKGVLICETLEEAKAGVKTLMLDKQFGDAGNEIVIEEFMTGREVSVLAFCDGKTIRCMTSAQDHKRAKDGDKGLNTGGMGTFSPSPFYTKEVEEFCEKYVYQPTMDAMASEGRPFTGILFTGLMLTEDGPKVLEYNARFGDPEAQVVLPRMKNDMIEVMEACIDGKLSDVTLEFEENAAVCVVLASDGYPEKYEKGFEIKGLDKFKDQDDYYVFHAGTKFDGDKIVTNGGRVLGVVAKGGDLKAARKNAYEAAEWIDFANKYKRNDIGKAIDEA
- a CDS encoding ATP-dependent Clp protease ATP-binding subunit, with product MRKLPLTRYLSHALEEAGKISARLGAEHIETLSLLLGLLKMKGSLACEILKMHGVSEEIFSEAFKARTAEKKRRTKVKTFTPRTEEILSLAAQMAVKYGSDVLGTEHVLLAVLKDGENEAVQLLAQQKIPVDAIFIDTLVTMGIDYKSAKNEFSNSSPDDYFTEDGAGENILEKFSTDLTQKAKDDELDPMIGREDEMERLMQVLCRRSKNNPCLIGDPGVGKTAIVEGLAARIVQGNVPLNLKDKRLLSLDLTRVIAGTKYRGEFEERMKQIISEVTEDPSVILFIDEIHTMIGAGGSEGAMDASNILKPSLARGDFQLIGATTSEEYTKYFEKDAALVRRFQSILVEEPSVKEAVKILEGLKYKFESHHRVLIPEEVTSYAVDLSCRYVNDRFLPDKAIDVLDEACAKKRMKSLKVPSDMKEEQEQQKQIVKEMEAYISSGQIEKARELKSKKEELGKSLEKKYRRMENQQKKIPSIEMEDVEEIISLWTKIPVNQLKQGEMERLRNLEKILHKQVIGQDKAVEAVARAIKRSRVGLKDPKRPIGSFLFLGPTGVGKTELSKSLAKAMFGREEDLIRVDMSEYMEKHSVSKIIGSPPGYVGFGEGGQLSEQVRRHPYSVILLDEIEKAHPDVFNILLQVLDDGHITDSNGRKVDFKNTVLIMTSNAGASRIISPKQLGFVRTSDKEKNHEKMTQGVMEEVRQIFKPEFLNRIDGTIVFTMLTKDELREIAKLFLNNLKEQLMKNHRISVKITSNAVSLLADKGYSETYGARPLRRVIQSEIEDVLADKILSGELRDEAALTIGAKDKNLTFSIKDASK
- a CDS encoding GntR family transcriptional regulator is translated as MLLEVDFNSDQAIYIQLRNQIIVGIACSDIQDGESLPSVRQLAQILGVNMHTVNKAYAILREEGYLKLDRRKGAVVSVDANEKAKQLEELEESLQILVAQAICKGVTREELYQLIGHVYGQLDRN